In the genome of Bordetella avium, the window GGCGCGCATCGCCCGCATTTCTGATCATTATCAGAGCATGATGCGCGATCTGAACCGCACCCTAGAGGAAACCTCACGGCGCGACCCCCTGACCGGCCTGCTCAACCGGCGTGCCCTGATGGACATCATCCGGATGGAGGTCAGGCGTTCTGACGCCAATAAGCGGCCCTTTGTGCTGGCCATGCTCGATGTTGACCATTTCAAAGCCGTCAATGACCGCTATGGGCACGAGGCCGGCGACCGCGTTCTGGTTGAACTGGCCGCCTTGCTGCAACGCAGTATGCGCGCGGGCGATCTGTGCGGCCGTTGGGGCGGCGAGGAATTTTTGCTCGTCCTGCCCGACACCGATCTGGAGACCGGACAAGGGGTCATGGACCGTGTGGTCGGCGCGGTGCGCGGACTGGCGATCGACGTGGCGGGCGAGACGCTACGGCTGACGGCCAGTGTCGGCATGGCTGACCATCAGATGGGCGCAACGCTCTCCGATGCCTTGAACCGGGCTGATCAGGCCCTTTATCTGGCCAAGCACGAAGGCCGCGACCGCGTCGGCTTACCCGCCACGGGCCGCTGAAACGCGGCTTTCCTGATTTGCGCTTCCGGGGACTTTCCCCATTGGCGCGCCTCCCCATTTGCGGTATATATTTCAAGCCTAAACTATTAAGGTCTAAATCTGCACGCGCTAAGGCGCGGTGGGCTGGGGAGTAAGGCAATGAAGATCGTGTGCATAGGCGGTGGTCCCGCCGGCCTGTATTTCGGCCTCTTGATGAAGCTGCGCCATCCTGAAAATGAAGTGACGGTGGTGGAGCGCAACCGGCCCTATGACACCTTTGGCTGGGGAGTGGTGTTCTCCGACGCCACGATGGACAACCTGCGCCTGGCGGACCCGGTGTCAGCCAAAACCATTGGCGACGCCTTCAACCATTGGGATGACATCGACATACATTTCAAAGGCCGCAGCGTGCGCAGCGGGGGGCATGGCTTCATTGGCATCGGCCGCAAGCATCTGCTGAATATTTTGCAGGCCCGTTGCGAAGAAGTGGGTGTCAAGCTGGTGTTTGAAACCTATGTCCAGGATGACCAGGAGCTGGCGCGCCGCTATGACGCGGATCTCGTCATCGCTTCCGATGGCCTCAATAGCGTGGTGCGCAGCCGTTACGCCTCCACGTTTCAGCCCGACATCGACCAGCGCCGCTGCCGCTTTGTCTGGCTGGGCACGCGCAAGGTCTTCGATGCCTTCACCTTCGCCTTCGTTCAGACGGAGCATGGCTGGTTCCAGGCGCATGCCTATCGCTTC includes:
- the siaD gene encoding biofilm regulation diguanylate cyclase SiaD, translated to MSAIKSDLDQRIADLLADPAYAGHPLRDALDRLWRQTQEQMVRIERVTQISDAYQTMALQREQGLYERFDRQLRRLARIARISDHYQSMMRDLNRTLEETSRRDPLTGLLNRRALMDIIRMEVRRSDANKRPFVLAMLDVDHFKAVNDRYGHEAGDRVLVELAALLQRSMRAGDLCGRWGGEEFLLVLPDTDLETGQGVMDRVVGAVRGLAIDVAGETLRLTASVGMADHQMGATLSDALNRADQALYLAKHEGRDRVGLPATGR